The following proteins are encoded in a genomic region of Deinococcus misasensis DSM 22328:
- a CDS encoding carbohydrate ABC transporter permease: protein MQNQPKLASQTGTKTRRSSHTTQEWLDELLLIAPASILLFTFLILPFFMAGYLSFTDERLVPRPIPTEFVGLQNYIAVMKDPEFWQAFRNTAWFALLVVPFQCAISLACALLLNSELPFRSLFRSVSLLPLVTPMTVIAVIWAALYRIPDGFMNNILHLFGMEGYIDWLGDSKFAMPAIVLLSAWATFPFQMLIFLAGLQDIPMERYEAAKIDGAGPWQMFRYVTLPGLRNTNIFILIITTLQAFKLFTQVDILTHGGPLGSTNTLVRYMVQEGYTAQQVGYASAVAVVFVILVGAFAILQRVLLKNE, encoded by the coding sequence ATGCAAAACCAACCCAAACTTGCTTCCCAGACCGGAACGAAAACCCGGCGAAGCTCCCACACAACACAAGAATGGCTGGACGAACTGCTGCTGATTGCCCCTGCAAGCATCCTGCTTTTCACCTTTCTGATCCTGCCCTTTTTCATGGCCGGTTACTTGTCTTTCACGGATGAACGGCTGGTGCCCCGCCCCATCCCCACCGAATTTGTTGGCCTGCAAAATTACATCGCTGTGATGAAAGACCCCGAGTTCTGGCAGGCGTTCCGCAACACCGCCTGGTTTGCCCTGCTGGTGGTGCCTTTCCAGTGCGCCATCTCGCTGGCCTGTGCGCTTTTGCTGAACAGCGAGTTGCCCTTCCGTTCCCTTTTTCGCAGCGTGAGCCTGCTTCCTCTGGTCACCCCCATGACCGTGATCGCCGTGATCTGGGCCGCCCTGTACCGCATCCCCGATGGGTTCATGAACAACATCCTGCACCTCTTTGGCATGGAGGGCTACATCGACTGGCTGGGAGATTCGAAGTTCGCCATGCCCGCCATTGTGCTGCTCTCGGCCTGGGCCACTTTTCCCTTCCAGATGCTGATCTTCCTGGCAGGTCTGCAGGACATCCCCATGGAACGCTATGAGGCGGCAAAAATCGACGGGGCAGGTCCATGGCAGATGTTCCGTTATGTGACCCTGCCCGGCCTTCGCAACACCAACATCTTCATTCTGATCATCACCACCCTGCAGGCCTTCAAACTCTTCACCCAGGTGGACATCCTCACCCATGGCGGACCGCTGGGATCCACCAACACGCTGGTCCGGTACATGGTGCAGGAAGGCTACACCGCGCAACAAGTCGGTTATGCCTCTGCGGTTGCGGTGGTCTTTGTGATTCTGGTGGGGGCTTTCGCCATCCTGCAGCGCGTGCTGCTGAAAAACGAGTAA
- a CDS encoding carbohydrate ABC transporter permease: MNDKAILKPKTARVRLPFNVHKALRTFAAVVVLLCVLIPLSMMVTVSLNPSEENILINMGTIHAFIPQVVSLQNYKEVLQDPYQPFLRYLFNTLLVVFCTVGTGIFINSAAAFALAWGNGGYRKIYLMIIIAVFVIPGEALTIPLLLVVSKLGWIDSYQVQIVPFIASTFSIFLFYQFFSKLPQEIIEAARMDGARLFQIYFRIAFPLSTPVIATVSILGFLDAWNSYLWPLMVTRGTEFRPLGVAMAAFFGTQQAYWGNIMAFAVLMTLPIIIVFLVFQKYFVASVVGSGVKG; this comes from the coding sequence ATGAACGACAAAGCGATCCTCAAACCCAAAACTGCCAGGGTCCGCCTCCCTTTCAATGTCCATAAGGCTTTGCGCACCTTTGCAGCCGTGGTGGTCTTGCTGTGCGTGCTGATTCCGCTTTCCATGATGGTGACCGTCAGCCTCAACCCCAGTGAGGAGAACATCCTCATCAACATGGGCACCATCCACGCCTTCATTCCACAGGTGGTGTCCCTGCAGAACTACAAGGAAGTGCTCCAGGACCCCTATCAACCTTTCCTCCGCTACCTGTTCAACACGTTGCTGGTGGTGTTTTGCACGGTGGGGACAGGCATCTTCATCAACTCCGCTGCTGCTTTTGCCCTCGCCTGGGGGAACGGGGGATACCGCAAGATCTACCTGATGATCATCATTGCTGTCTTCGTGATCCCTGGAGAGGCCCTGACCATTCCCTTGCTCCTGGTGGTGTCCAAACTGGGCTGGATCGACAGTTATCAGGTGCAAATTGTGCCATTCATTGCCAGCACCTTCTCGATTTTCCTGTTTTACCAGTTCTTCTCCAAACTGCCGCAGGAGATCATCGAGGCGGCCCGCATGGATGGGGCGAGACTCTTCCAGATTTACTTCAGGATTGCCTTCCCGCTCAGCACCCCGGTCATCGCCACTGTGTCCATTCTGGGATTCTTGGATGCTTGGAACAGTTACCTTTGGCCCCTGATGGTCACCCGTGGCACCGAATTCCGTCCTCTGGGCGTGGCGATGGCCGCTTTCTTTGGCACCCAGCAGGCTTACTGGGGCAACATCATGGCCTTCGCGGTCTTGATGACCCTCCCGATCATCATCGTGTTTCTGGTGTTCCAGAAGTACTTTGTGGCCTCGGTGGTGGGCAGTGGCGTCAAAGGATGA
- a CDS encoding glycoside hydrolase family 32 protein translates to MNFDPSTLTVHPYAPHHRPELHFAPEKNWINDPNGLIFMNGQYHLFFQHNPFGTDWGHMSWGHAVSRDLLHWKELPVALPEDDEAMIFSGCCVLDFQNTSGLGTLEHPPLIALYTAHHDQTGLQTQNLAYSLDEGQNWAKYGVVLDEGIRDFRDPKVFWHESTQRWIMAVVLAEHRQVALYASLDLKSWEKQSTFGPAGHTGGIWEVPELLELQDDAGQSHWVVKVDLNPGGPQGGSGCQYFVGQFDGQTFTPTQKARWLDYGKDFYAAITFANLEGRTVWLAWMNNWQYARTHTTGQYSGNMSLPRELYLLNTSEGLVLAQTPIRELDGLWEPIEVPSETQLRAVQHKDLLALKKAVLDLHVQMNSTDQSVYGLVLHCAGQLEWALEFDHLNHTLTLTRQGTVDEEGFQGQHTAPMVSMGVQDVRLILDHSSLEVFVDGGKLVFTEMFFPQEGESRLSVYARSGNVSVHVLHARTPPLV, encoded by the coding sequence ATGAACTTTGATCCCTCCACTTTGACCGTGCACCCTTACGCCCCTCACCATCGTCCTGAATTGCATTTTGCGCCCGAGAAGAACTGGATCAATGACCCCAACGGCCTGATTTTCATGAACGGCCAGTACCACCTGTTTTTTCAACACAACCCCTTCGGAACCGACTGGGGACACATGAGCTGGGGTCACGCCGTCTCCAGAGACCTGCTGCACTGGAAAGAACTTCCCGTGGCCCTGCCCGAAGACGATGAAGCCATGATCTTCTCAGGTTGCTGCGTGCTGGATTTTCAGAACACCTCTGGGCTGGGCACCCTGGAGCATCCTCCACTGATTGCCCTCTACACCGCGCACCACGATCAAACCGGCCTGCAAACCCAGAACCTGGCTTACTCTCTGGACGAAGGCCAGAATTGGGCCAAGTACGGGGTGGTGCTCGATGAGGGCATCCGGGATTTCCGCGACCCCAAGGTGTTCTGGCATGAAAGCACACAGCGCTGGATCATGGCTGTGGTCCTCGCCGAGCACCGGCAAGTGGCGCTTTACGCTTCTCTGGACCTGAAAAGCTGGGAGAAACAGAGCACCTTCGGACCTGCAGGCCACACCGGAGGCATCTGGGAAGTCCCGGAGTTGCTGGAACTCCAGGACGATGCTGGACAATCCCACTGGGTTGTGAAAGTGGATTTGAACCCCGGAGGTCCGCAAGGCGGATCAGGCTGCCAGTACTTCGTGGGACAGTTCGACGGCCAGACCTTCACCCCCACCCAGAAAGCCAGGTGGCTGGATTACGGCAAGGACTTTTATGCCGCCATCACCTTCGCCAACCTGGAAGGCCGCACCGTGTGGTTGGCCTGGATGAACAACTGGCAGTACGCCCGCACCCACACCACCGGTCAGTACAGCGGCAACATGTCCCTGCCCAGAGAACTGTACCTCCTCAACACCTCCGAAGGTTTGGTTCTGGCCCAGACGCCCATCCGGGAACTGGATGGCCTGTGGGAACCCATTGAGGTGCCCTCCGAAACCCAGCTGAGGGCCGTGCAGCACAAGGACCTGCTGGCCTTGAAGAAAGCTGTGCTGGACCTCCACGTGCAAATGAACTCCACGGATCAAAGCGTCTATGGTCTTGTCCTGCACTGTGCTGGGCAGTTGGAGTGGGCGCTGGAATTCGACCATCTGAACCACACCCTCACCTTGACCCGCCAGGGCACTGTGGACGAGGAGGGCTTCCAGGGGCAACACACCGCTCCCATGGTGTCCATGGGAGTTCAGGATGTGCGCCTGATCCTGGACCACTCCTCTCTGGAGGTTTTTGTGGATGGGGGGAAACTGGTGTTCACCGAAATGTTCTTCCCTCAGGAGGGCGAAAGCAGGCTGTCCGTGTACGCTCGCTCTGGCAATGTGAGTGTCCACGTTCTGCATGCACGCACCCCTCCACTGGTCTGA
- a CDS encoding alpha/beta fold hydrolase: MKKAIHMLTALLLSSVPAFAQHPPTVLLVHGAFADGSSWNLVIEQLQKSGIKAQAIANPLRGLQSDGDYVASIAKQIAGPVLLVGHSYGGPVITVAGNKAPNVKGLVYVASFGLDQGQSIQDSLAGFKEPLINSALQGLTFPNGQAEMLEFYIQPDRYHEVFGADLPTTMTDVLKLTQRPVVASAFGEKLQVEPAWKKLPSWFLVAIEDNAINPDAQRAAAQRIHAKIMEVAASHAVALSRPQDVAGLILEALKTLEHN, encoded by the coding sequence ATGAAAAAAGCCATCCACATGCTCACTGCCCTGCTCCTCTCCAGTGTTCCTGCCTTTGCCCAGCACCCCCCCACAGTTCTGCTGGTGCACGGGGCATTTGCAGATGGGTCCAGTTGGAATCTGGTGATCGAGCAGTTGCAGAAATCCGGAATCAAGGCCCAGGCCATTGCCAATCCCCTCCGAGGCTTACAGTCCGATGGTGACTACGTCGCCAGCATTGCAAAACAAATCGCAGGTCCAGTGTTGCTGGTAGGACACTCTTACGGGGGTCCGGTGATCACTGTGGCTGGAAACAAAGCTCCCAATGTCAAAGGTCTTGTGTATGTGGCCTCTTTTGGTCTCGATCAAGGACAGAGCATTCAGGACAGCCTCGCAGGCTTCAAAGAGCCCCTGATCAACTCTGCACTGCAAGGCCTGACGTTCCCCAATGGACAGGCTGAAATGCTGGAGTTCTACATCCAGCCTGACCGTTACCATGAGGTCTTCGGTGCAGATCTGCCCACCACCATGACCGATGTCCTGAAGCTCACCCAGCGTCCAGTGGTGGCCTCTGCCTTCGGTGAGAAACTGCAGGTTGAACCCGCCTGGAAAAAACTCCCCTCCTGGTTCTTGGTGGCAATTGAAGACAACGCCATCAACCCTGATGCCCAAAGGGCCGCAGCCCAGCGCATCCATGCCAAAATCATGGAAGTCGCTGCTTCCCACGCTGTGGCCCTGAGTCGCCCTCAGGACGTTGCTGGCCTCATCCTGGAAGCCCTGAAAACCCTAGAGCACAACTGA